In a single window of the Desulfatirhabdium butyrativorans DSM 18734 genome:
- the tuf gene encoding elongation factor Tu, whose amino-acid sequence MAKEKYERKKPHVNVGTIGHIDHGKTTLTAAITKHNALRGMAQYVPFDQIDKAPEEKERGITIATAHVEYETPNRHYAHVDCPGHADYIKNMITGAAQMDGAILVVAADDGPMPQTREHILLARQVGVPKIVVFLNKCDMVDDPELIELVELELRELLTKYEFPGDDTPIIRGSALKALESDDPNSAEAKCIFELMDAIDSFIPEPKRDIDKPFLMPIEDVFSISGRGTVVTGRVERGIIKVGETVEIVGIRPTLKTVCTGVEMFRKLLDEGRAGDNIGVLLRGTKREEVERGQVVAQPGSITPHTKFKAEVYILSKEEGGRHTPFFKGYRPQFYFRTTDVTGVLTLPEGVEMIMPGDNVTVSVELITPIAMEKELRFAIREGGRTVGAGVVSEVIE is encoded by the coding sequence ATGGCAAAGGAAAAGTATGAGCGCAAGAAGCCGCATGTGAATGTGGGGACGATAGGTCATATTGACCACGGGAAGACGACATTGACCGCAGCGATTACGAAGCACAATGCGTTGCGAGGGATGGCGCAGTACGTTCCGTTTGATCAGATTGACAAGGCGCCCGAGGAGAAGGAGCGAGGCATAACGATTGCGACGGCCCATGTTGAGTATGAAACGCCCAATCGCCATTATGCACATGTGGACTGCCCGGGGCATGCGGATTACATCAAAAATATGATTACCGGTGCTGCTCAGATGGATGGCGCCATACTGGTTGTGGCTGCTGATGATGGGCCGATGCCGCAGACGCGAGAGCATATTCTGCTAGCCCGCCAGGTCGGGGTACCGAAGATAGTGGTATTTTTGAATAAATGCGATATGGTGGATGATCCGGAGCTTATTGAACTGGTTGAGCTGGAGCTTCGTGAGCTTTTGACCAAATACGAGTTTCCCGGAGATGACACGCCGATTATTCGGGGCAGCGCGCTAAAGGCCTTGGAGAGTGACGATCCGAACAGCGCTGAGGCCAAGTGCATATTTGAATTGATGGATGCAATCGACTCGTTTATTCCGGAGCCGAAGCGGGATATCGACAAGCCGTTTTTGATGCCAATCGAAGATGTGTTCAGCATTTCTGGCCGCGGCACCGTAGTGACCGGAAGGGTGGAGCGAGGGATCATCAAGGTAGGGGAAACGGTAGAGATAGTTGGAATACGGCCGACGCTGAAGACGGTGTGCACAGGAGTGGAGATGTTCCGCAAGCTTCTGGATGAAGGACGAGCCGGAGATAATATTGGGGTATTGCTGCGAGGGACCAAGCGTGAGGAAGTTGAGCGAGGACAGGTGGTGGCACAACCCGGTTCGATTACGCCGCACACGAAGTTCAAGGCCGAGGTGTATATTCTGAGCAAGGAAGAAGGCGGCCGACACACGCCGTTTTTCAAAGGGTATCGACCGCAGTTTTATTTTCGGACTACGGATGTGACGGGTGTATTGACGCTTCCAGAGGGAGTTGAGATGATCATGCCCGGGGATAATGTAACGGTATCCGTTGAACTGATCACGCCCATCGCGATGGAGAAAGAGCTTCGCTTTGCGATTCGGGAAGGCGGCCGAACGGTTGGCGCAGGTGTCGTGAGCGAAGTCATTGAATAG